From the genome of Vibrio spartinae:
AATTCAACTTCAACTCCCAACTGCTCAGCTAAATAAGCTGCAATATCAATGTCATAGCCAGAAAAGTTCTCACCATCAAAGTAGGATAGCAAGTGATAATCTCCCGGAGTGCCGACCCGCAAGCGGCCCCGTTTTCGAATATGTGCTAATTGATCAGTCTGAGTGATAAAACGTAGACAACCGGCAATCAATATCATCCATTCAACCACTTATTTGTTTGATGTACCCAACCGATCTGCTCATATCATCCGGATTTTTATAACACCGTATTCCTGATCATATTCTGCTGCGGAGTGAGGTAGGCTTGCTGTAAATATCGCCGAATAGCCAGCATTGCTTGGGTAAAAGTTTTACCACGCTTCCAAGCTAAGCCGACACTCATCGGATCGATCACATCATCCAGAGAACGTGTTTCAATCCGCCGCCCCTCTAAAGACCACGGCCTGTAAACGAGATCAGAAAGAATGGCGACGCCCAATCCGTTCGCAACCATACTGCGGACCGATTCCACTGAACTGGTGCGGAGTATCACATTGGGTTGCAACGATTTACGACACCAGTAACGCATAGCACTCACATCAGCTTCATCCACCGTCAGCATGATAAACGGCTCTTGTTCAATATCTTCCAAAACCAATGTTTTCTGCTGACTCAACCGATGGTGACTGGGTATCCAGAGCCTGCGTTCAGAACTGAATAATTTTTCAGAAACAACCTCTGACGCTATTAAGTTATCCGTCAATACAATCGCCATGTCAATTGAACCATCTAATAATTTATCTTCAATCTCCATCCGCTCAAACTCGTACAAATCAATTGAGATATTGGGGTACCACTGTCTCAATCGCTGTAAGTGGTAAGGCAACAGATATCCCAACGCCGTATAAGTGGCCGCGAAGCGAACGGAACCACAGGCTTCTTCATCCGTATGTGGCATATTCAGCGCTTCATCAACACTTCTCAGAACCTGATAAGCATTATTCAAAAAGTGACGCCCCTGATCCGTCAACGTGACTCCCTGAGTGCTGCGCACAAACAAGGCCACCCCAAGTAATGATTCCAATTCCCGGATTGCAGTGGTCACCGCTGATTGTGAGATATTCAACTGAATGGCGGCCTGAGAAACCTGCCCAAGTTCAGCTGCTGCAACAAAATATTTCAATTGCCGAATGGTCATTGACATATGTTTATCTCTCAAGGTATCTGATTTTCAGATACCACAATATCTAAAAATAAATCTTTTTTACAGTACGCAAAAAGCTATATATTGAACGGGTTGCGTAAATATATAACCATAAATAATGGTGGTAGAAAACGATGTTATCTGTTGATGTAAACTCTGATATCGGAGAAGGATTTGGCCATTGGTCTGTCGGTGATAACGCAGACGCACAAATCATACCGCTTATCAGTTCTGCCAATATTGCAACCGGGTTTCATGCGGGGGATCCATCCACAATGTATACCACCGTGGAACTTGCCAAAAAACATGGTGTTTCGGTCGGGGCGCATCCCGGGTATCGAGATCTACTCGGTTTTGGTCGTCGCCATATTCATACTTCAGCCCCCGAACTTATTCACGATATCATTTATCAGGTCGGTGCTTTGAGAGAGATGGCATCCGCTCACGAAATGACTTTACAGCATATCAAACCACACGGTGCATTATACATGCATCTGGCAAACGACTACGAAGCGGCTAACTTATTTATTCATCAGCTCCACCGTCTTGCACCAGAACTTATTT
Proteins encoded in this window:
- a CDS encoding 5-oxoprolinase subunit PxpA, which produces MLSVDVNSDIGEGFGHWSVGDNADAQIIPLISSANIATGFHAGDPSTMYTTVELAKKHGVSVGAHPGYRDLLGFGRRHIHTSAPELIHDIIYQVGALREMASAHEMTLQHIKPHGALYMHLANDYEAANLFIHQLHRLAPELILYVMHGSPLHQLALDKGHSVICEFYADREYDQSGSIVFTRKTGMLDPNQVANKILKACRENKVTTIDNQEISVQFDSICIHSDAPGALALVQVVRQTLEQAGISIQAPNRMNN
- a CDS encoding LysR family transcriptional regulator codes for the protein MSMTIRQLKYFVAAAELGQVSQAAIQLNISQSAVTTAIRELESLLGVALFVRSTQGVTLTDQGRHFLNNAYQVLRSVDEALNMPHTDEEACGSVRFAATYTALGYLLPYHLQRLRQWYPNISIDLYEFERMEIEDKLLDGSIDMAIVLTDNLIASEVVSEKLFSSERRLWIPSHHRLSQQKTLVLEDIEQEPFIMLTVDEADVSAMRYWCRKSLQPNVILRTSSVESVRSMVANGLGVAILSDLVYRPWSLEGRRIETRSLDDVIDPMSVGLAWKRGKTFTQAMLAIRRYLQQAYLTPQQNMIRNTVL